In Oscillospiraceae bacterium, the genomic window GCCAAACAATCAGTATAAAGGCTGATCATTTGGCTGTGGAAACATATTTAATTTTCGCAGTTCAAGCGAACTTGAACCGTAAATACACCGTCTTTCTTTTTCGTGTAGAAGTCACCATGGTTTTCCTGAACGATACGGTTTATATTTTTTAGCCCGTAACCATGATGTTCTCCGATGCGGATTCCGCGAGAAGTATCACTGTATGGGTTTTCCAGCCGATAGAAAAGGCTCCGATACTGCTTGCGCAGCTGTAGATGAATGATTCTCTGTTCCGCTGGCAGGTCGCAACAGGCTTCGATGGCATTGTCAAATGTGTTTCCGATAATGATGCTCAAAGACAACGATGAGATCGTCAGGACTTCAGGAATCGTCACATCCAGTTTGACGTTGATGTTATTCCTTTCCGCAATTCGTAAGTAATAATTCAAAAGAGCATCAACAACAGGATTTCCGACCGCAGAAATATTTGTGGAACGCTCGAAAACATCCGTGGCAGCCTGCGCAATCTTGTGAAGTTCTTCGGTATCACCGTGTTCTGCAACTGCCTGCATCGCCAGGATGTATTTCTTCACATCATGCCGCAGAGAACGGACTTCTTCCTGGCGTTCTTTGAGCTGCTGGTAGTATTCCATTTGAAGATTGTACTGCTGTTCGTTGAACTTAACTTTGAATTTTTCCAGTTCATTTTCCCGGAGAGCTTCCACATAGAACACGATCAGGATGTTTATAAGGAGAAGCACCGCCATAAGACCGACCATATAATCCGGGAAATACTCATCCACAGCATGATACTGTGCCACATAACAGACAGCAATACTTGCGATTTGAATCGCAATGATCGGCAGCAGCCATAGGATACGCAGAGCATTTCCTTTTCGGCTGAAAAAATGTGAGATCAGGACTACGAGTGGAATTTGAATCAGGTTTGAAAAAACAACATAGACCAACCGTGCTGCCCCAGCCTGCATTAGAATGTCGGTATCCGGGATACGCAGCCCAATCAGAAGCATTGCAAGCACTTCCACCAAAGCAATCAGTGTGAAGAAAGCTCCGCTTGCAAAAACCGCCTGCCACGGTCGAACCTCATAGAACAGCAATGCAAGGAAAAATCCGCCAACTAAAAGATAGATCGTGCGCTGCGTCACCCAATCCG contains:
- a CDS encoding GHKL domain-containing protein, which translates into the protein MMLYYFVEFAGSFANIALLLLFIGRLFPKKEPVSRWFYAYVALLIAGQCALSLFPDWVTQRTIYLLVGGFFLALLFYEVRPWQAVFASGAFFTLIALVEVLAMLLIGLRIPDTDILMQAGAARLVYVVFSNLIQIPLVVLISHFFSRKGNALRILWLLPIIAIQIASIAVCYVAQYHAVDEYFPDYMVGLMAVLLLINILIVFYVEALRENELEKFKVKFNEQQYNLQMEYYQQLKERQEEVRSLRHDVKKYILAMQAVAEHGDTEELHKIAQAATDVFERSTNISAVGNPVVDALLNYYLRIAERNNINVKLDVTIPEVLTISSLSLSIIIGNTFDNAIEACCDLPAEQRIIHLQLRKQYRSLFYRLENPYSDTSRGIRIGEHHGYGLKNINRIVQENHGDFYTKKKDGVFTVQVRLNCEN